From the Candidatus Peribacteria bacterium genome, one window contains:
- a CDS encoding Hsp20/alpha crystallin family protein → MSSQFPFHGIFSSLGQEQETPTPEENIFAETPAPLPAFGQTKPTGRSAGHVAVDIYEFDNYYIIKAPIAGVKLSDIDIEVTDNVITIRGNRQQGDSIPTDQYYLQECFWGEFSRSVTLPFTIDPKKIKATFNKECILKILIPKEERVKIVRINEV, encoded by the coding sequence ATGTCTTCTCAGTTCCCATTTCACGGCATCTTTTCATCGCTCGGACAGGAGCAGGAGACGCCGACCCCGGAGGAAAATATTTTTGCAGAGACGCCGGCACCTCTTCCTGCTTTTGGCCAGACAAAGCCGACAGGTCGCTCAGCGGGGCATGTGGCGGTCGATATTTACGAGTTTGATAACTACTACATCATCAAGGCACCGATTGCCGGTGTAAAGCTCTCAGACATTGATATTGAAGTGACGGATAACGTTATCACCATCCGTGGCAACCGCCAGCAGGGGGACAGCATTCCGACGGATCAGTATTACCTGCAGGAATGTTTCTGGGGCGAATTCAGCCGCAGCGTCACGCTGCCGTTTACGATTGATCCGAAGAAAATAAAAGCGACCTTCAACAAAGAATGCATTCTGAAGATTCTCATTCCGAAAGAGGAGCGTGTAAAGATTGTGAGAATCAATGAGGTCTGA
- a CDS encoding helix-turn-helix transcriptional regulator yields the protein MSTVQLLNYIRKLRFEHGMTQEELALRTGVSRQTIMSIERGQTNPSVLLAYKIAAAFSVPITSVFDMEGRLAPV from the coding sequence ATGTCTACTGTCCAACTCCTCAACTACATCCGGAAGCTCCGCTTCGAACACGGTATGACGCAGGAAGAGCTGGCACTCCGCACCGGAGTCAGCCGTCAGACCATCATGTCCATCGAGCGCGGACAGACAAATCCGTCCGTTCTCCTTGCGTACAAAATCGCCGCAGCATTCAGTGTGCCCATCACGAGCGTGTTTGATATGGAGGGACGCCTGGCACCGGTATAA
- a CDS encoding DHH family phosphoesterase, whose amino-acid sequence MQTEVSLQGKQWHVTDSKRDIETFILERLTALNDVETLHWDDAGVFPDTAKAIARVHAAIDARETVAIFGDYDCDGVTATAQMVRFFRRHGIEPIVRLPHRVHDGYGMREKHIAEFAEQKVSLILTVDTGVTAHDALKNATEKNIDVIILDHHHMQQPPDAYAVLHPDLATNFPAPHPSAAGVVFLFISAYEGAPWVERDIDLSLALFGTVADLVPLGGKNRKLVQEGLRALQRLPEGPLKHLVNTIGNGKPLASTDIAFRIAPRINAAGRMDDPTLALTALLDGGNALSHLETLNSNRQDETARCIEHALHTIGETLDENTPAFLAVADASYTPGIVGLISGKLSERFGRPSMAAAVTGDTCVASLRSCPSYNIVEGLERIAHLLMDFGGHAQAAGCSFALRNFDAIAAALNADVRAHTNPDDLLPGLHIDAVIDVMSINTRLVLSLQQLEPYGQGNQEPLFLLPAVQLQNARRVGSDGKHLSATVGHCKLIGFGMGDLIGDVFQPLDIVCRIGMDTWNGKMTPQLFLVDARIR is encoded by the coding sequence ATGCAGACTGAGGTTTCTTTGCAGGGAAAACAATGGCACGTTACAGACTCAAAGCGTGACATAGAGACGTTCATTCTCGAACGTCTCACAGCACTCAATGATGTGGAGACACTGCACTGGGACGATGCCGGTGTCTTTCCGGATACAGCGAAAGCAATTGCCCGCGTGCACGCAGCGATTGATGCACGGGAAACCGTGGCAATTTTCGGAGATTATGATTGTGACGGCGTGACAGCCACAGCGCAGATGGTACGTTTTTTCCGGCGACATGGAATAGAGCCGATTGTGCGTCTGCCGCACCGCGTGCACGACGGATACGGCATGCGCGAGAAACATATTGCAGAATTTGCCGAGCAGAAAGTGTCACTCATTCTGACAGTGGACACAGGTGTCACCGCACACGATGCACTGAAGAATGCGACAGAAAAAAATATCGATGTAATCATTCTGGATCACCATCACATGCAGCAACCCCCCGATGCGTACGCGGTGCTGCATCCGGATCTTGCAACGAATTTCCCCGCACCGCACCCGTCTGCAGCCGGCGTTGTTTTTCTCTTCATCTCTGCATATGAAGGAGCACCGTGGGTGGAGCGGGATATCGATCTGAGCCTGGCGCTTTTCGGTACCGTTGCGGATCTTGTGCCGCTCGGCGGAAAAAACCGGAAGCTGGTGCAGGAAGGACTGCGCGCACTGCAGCGTCTGCCGGAAGGGCCGCTCAAGCATCTGGTCAATACCATCGGGAACGGAAAGCCGCTTGCCTCCACTGACATTGCATTCCGCATTGCGCCACGCATCAATGCCGCCGGTCGCATGGATGATCCGACGCTCGCACTCACGGCACTCTTGGATGGTGGCAATGCACTGTCGCATCTGGAAACACTCAACAGCAATCGACAGGATGAAACTGCGCGCTGTATTGAGCATGCACTGCACACTATCGGGGAGACGTTAGATGAAAACACGCCCGCGTTTTTGGCTGTCGCCGATGCGTCGTACACGCCGGGTATTGTCGGACTGATTTCCGGAAAACTGTCTGAGCGTTTTGGAAGACCATCGATGGCGGCGGCAGTGACAGGAGATACATGCGTCGCAAGTCTGCGCAGTTGTCCGTCGTATAACATTGTCGAAGGACTGGAACGCATTGCCCATCTCCTGATGGATTTCGGCGGACACGCACAGGCGGCGGGTTGTTCGTTTGCCCTCAGGAATTTCGATGCGATTGCAGCAGCATTGAATGCAGATGTCCGTGCGCACACCAATCCGGATGATTTACTCCCGGGTCTGCACATCGATGCCGTGATTGATGTGATGTCCATCAACACGCGCCTCGTCCTTTCACTCCAGCAACTCGAACCGTACGGTCAGGGCAATCAGGAGCCGCTCTTCCTGCTCCCCGCAGTCCAGCTCCAGAATGCACGACGTGTCGGAAGCGACGGCAAACATCTCTCCGCCACAGTCGGGCACTGTAAACTGATCGGCTTTGGAATGGGGGATCTGATTGGAGACGTGTTCCAGCCCCTCGATATTGTCTGTCGTATCGGGATGGATACGTGGAATGGCAAAATGACCCCGCAGCTGTTTTTGGTTGACGCGAGGATAAGGTAG
- the dnaJ gene encoding molecular chaperone DnaJ, whose product MAKDLYGILGVSKGASPDEIKAAYRKMSKEWHPDKHKGDKGAEDKFKEINEAYEVLGDADKKQRYDQFGTTGNGPGGGGAGFGGFDFSGFGNGGAQNVDFGDLFGSFFGGGGGQRRAADMNQGENREIELTITLKDVVTGVQHPVEIRRLTVCDVCKGDGAEPGAKITKCETCGGTGEVVRTAQSFFGQIQQRAVCSTCSGSGSVPEKKCHHCHGEGRLPDKVNVVIDVPAGIDNGQTLRIRNQGDSGRRGAASGDLFVHIRVRSDARFTREGTDIRSEVAIPVIDAILGGTVEVDTVHGVSTLTIPDGTQPGQIFRMKGKGLPELGRTAHVGDHYVIVNVEVPKKLNKAEKKILEEWREAKK is encoded by the coding sequence ATGGCCAAAGATCTCTATGGCATTTTGGGTGTTTCGAAGGGCGCAAGTCCGGACGAGATTAAGGCTGCGTACAGAAAAATGAGCAAAGAATGGCATCCCGACAAGCATAAAGGGGACAAAGGCGCTGAGGATAAATTTAAGGAAATCAACGAAGCATACGAAGTGCTCGGCGATGCAGATAAGAAGCAGCGCTACGACCAATTCGGCACAACGGGTAACGGACCCGGGGGTGGAGGGGCGGGATTTGGTGGTTTCGATTTTTCCGGATTCGGAAACGGCGGAGCCCAGAACGTCGACTTCGGTGATCTTTTCGGCAGTTTTTTCGGAGGAGGCGGAGGACAGCGCCGCGCGGCAGATATGAACCAGGGAGAGAACCGGGAGATCGAATTAACTATCACACTGAAAGATGTGGTGACCGGCGTGCAGCACCCGGTAGAAATCCGCAGGCTTACTGTGTGTGATGTCTGCAAAGGTGATGGTGCTGAACCCGGTGCAAAAATTACAAAGTGTGAGACATGTGGCGGAACGGGAGAAGTGGTGCGGACCGCACAGTCATTTTTTGGCCAGATACAGCAGCGCGCTGTCTGTTCAACTTGTAGCGGATCCGGGTCTGTTCCTGAGAAAAAATGTCACCACTGTCATGGCGAAGGACGTTTGCCGGATAAAGTGAATGTCGTCATCGACGTTCCTGCCGGTATTGATAATGGTCAAACACTGCGCATTCGTAATCAGGGTGACAGCGGGCGCAGAGGTGCTGCCAGTGGCGATCTTTTCGTGCACATTCGCGTCCGGAGTGATGCGCGTTTTACGCGAGAAGGAACAGACATCCGTTCTGAAGTAGCTATTCCCGTTATCGATGCCATCCTTGGTGGCACTGTGGAAGTGGATACCGTGCACGGCGTCTCAACGCTCACTATTCCCGACGGCACACAGCCCGGACAGATTTTCCGCATGAAAGGAAAAGGTCTCCCTGAACTCGGACGCACGGCGCATGTGGGGGATCATTATGTGATTGTGAATGTGGAGGTGCCGAAAAAACTGAATAAAGCGGAGAAGAAGATTTTGGAGGAGTGGAGGGAGGCAAAGAAGTAA
- a CDS encoding HU family DNA-binding protein yields MSKQDLITNIANAAGITKRAAGSALEAITTMITKELKKGNSVTITGFGTFRVSKRAARTGVNPRNPAQKISIPAMKVPSFKAGKTLKDAVR; encoded by the coding sequence ATGTCCAAGCAGGACCTCATCACCAACATTGCCAACGCAGCTGGCATCACAAAGCGTGCTGCAGGTAGCGCCCTCGAGGCAATCACGACCATGATCACGAAAGAATTGAAGAAGGGCAACTCCGTGACCATCACGGGCTTCGGCACATTCCGTGTGTCCAAGCGTGCAGCTCGCACGGGCGTCAACCCGCGCAACCCGGCACAGAAAATTTCTATCCCGGCTATGAAGGTTCCGTCCTTCAAGGCAGGAAAGACGCTCAAGGACGCTGTCCGCTAA
- the topA gene encoding type I DNA topoisomerase produces the protein MPTHLVIVESPAKAKTIKRFLGKDYIVEASMGHVRDLPKSGLGIDVEKNFEPTYEISDGKETVIKKLRAAMKEADDVWIATDEDREGEAIGWHLTQALKVKDAENVKRIVFHEITESAIKAAIANPRTLDMRLVDSQAARRILDRLVGYTLSPFLWKKVYSGLSAGRVQSVAVRIIVDRERLIQKFIAEEYWSVEAQLENGKKQTFSAFLDKKNGEKIALGNKEQTDAVLSDIKDKPFTVTNVEEKEVSRNPAPPFTTSTLQQEAARKLGFSVKQTMVVAQQLYEGVSLGKGEGSVGLITYMRTDSVNLSQKALDDAKMTIEHQFGREYVLASPRLFKTKAKGAQEAHEAIRPTEMERTPASLASVLDHQQLKLYTLIWNRTMATQMPPAEFKRIAADIKVDAYSFRATGQSVIFDGFLRAYSAGKDDEPDEDKKEDGEEEGEKFLPPLSVGESLDCHDIKPEQHFTKPPARYTEASLVKKLEEEGIGRPSTYAPTISTIQQRGYIRKEGRNLLPEDIAFTVTDLLSEHFPDIVDLKFTAGMEQSLDDIAEGANESTKFLKNFYNPFKALVDSKTKEIKKEDVLKERILGIDPETKLEVIVRTGRFGAYVQLGRLDPPEKGKKKVKGEGPKTASLPKHISIDAATMEQAMSLLAFPRNLGKHDGNDMFVVLGRFGPYMKCGDVTSALPSDVDPGLVQLKEAVELLTSAAERKKKAAEPLKTLGADPETGATIHVKDGRFGPYVTDGKTNASLTKKFTVETITLADAAELLVKKRSAPKKVWRGKKK, from the coding sequence GTGCCGACACATTTAGTTATAGTAGAGTCACCCGCTAAAGCCAAAACCATCAAGCGTTTTTTGGGGAAGGATTACATCGTGGAAGCGAGTATGGGTCATGTGCGTGATCTGCCGAAGAGCGGACTGGGAATTGACGTGGAGAAGAATTTTGAACCGACGTACGAAATTTCTGATGGTAAAGAAACCGTCATCAAAAAACTGCGCGCAGCCATGAAAGAAGCGGATGATGTATGGATCGCGACTGATGAAGACCGCGAAGGAGAGGCAATCGGCTGGCACCTGACGCAAGCGCTCAAAGTGAAAGATGCGGAGAATGTGAAGCGTATTGTGTTTCATGAAATTACGGAAAGCGCCATCAAGGCTGCTATCGCGAACCCGCGCACGCTCGATATGCGTCTGGTTGATTCGCAGGCTGCGCGCCGCATTCTCGATCGCCTGGTTGGATACACGCTCTCCCCGTTCCTCTGGAAAAAAGTGTACTCGGGACTGTCCGCAGGACGTGTGCAGTCTGTTGCTGTGCGCATTATTGTCGACCGCGAGCGGCTCATTCAGAAATTTATCGCCGAAGAATATTGGTCTGTAGAGGCACAGCTTGAGAACGGAAAGAAGCAGACATTCTCTGCATTCCTCGACAAGAAAAACGGCGAGAAGATCGCACTTGGAAATAAAGAGCAGACGGACGCCGTGCTCAGCGATATTAAAGACAAGCCGTTTACTGTGACCAACGTCGAAGAGAAAGAAGTATCCCGCAATCCCGCTCCTCCATTCACGACATCCACGCTGCAGCAGGAAGCGGCACGCAAGCTCGGTTTTTCTGTGAAGCAGACAATGGTCGTGGCGCAGCAGCTCTACGAAGGTGTGAGTCTTGGAAAAGGCGAAGGATCTGTCGGTCTTATTACCTACATGCGTACCGACTCCGTGAACCTCAGCCAGAAAGCATTGGACGATGCAAAAATGACGATCGAACATCAGTTCGGACGTGAGTATGTGCTCGCGTCTCCGCGCTTGTTTAAGACAAAAGCGAAGGGTGCACAGGAAGCACACGAAGCCATCCGCCCGACGGAAATGGAGCGCACACCTGCTTCACTTGCATCGGTCCTCGATCATCAGCAGCTCAAGCTCTACACGCTCATCTGGAACCGCACGATGGCGACACAGATGCCGCCCGCAGAATTCAAGCGCATTGCCGCAGACATCAAGGTCGATGCCTACAGTTTCCGTGCGACCGGACAGAGTGTGATTTTCGATGGATTCTTGCGCGCGTACTCCGCCGGAAAAGATGATGAACCGGATGAGGATAAAAAAGAGGATGGTGAGGAGGAAGGAGAAAAATTCCTGCCACCATTGAGCGTCGGTGAATCCCTCGATTGTCATGACATCAAGCCCGAACAGCACTTCACGAAACCGCCTGCACGCTACACGGAAGCGAGTCTTGTGAAGAAACTCGAAGAGGAAGGCATCGGTCGTCCGTCCACGTATGCACCGACTATCTCGACCATCCAGCAGCGCGGGTACATCCGCAAAGAAGGCCGCAATCTGCTGCCGGAAGATATCGCTTTTACCGTCACGGATCTCCTGTCCGAGCACTTCCCCGACATCGTCGATCTCAAATTCACTGCCGGCATGGAGCAGTCATTGGATGATATTGCGGAAGGCGCAAACGAGAGCACGAAGTTCCTGAAAAATTTCTACAATCCGTTTAAGGCACTTGTCGACAGCAAGACGAAGGAGATCAAAAAAGAGGATGTGCTCAAGGAACGCATTCTCGGCATCGATCCGGAAACCAAGCTCGAAGTGATTGTCCGCACCGGACGCTTCGGTGCCTACGTGCAGCTTGGACGGTTGGATCCGCCGGAGAAAGGAAAGAAGAAAGTGAAGGGTGAAGGTCCCAAAACTGCATCGCTTCCAAAGCACATCAGCATCGATGCCGCGACCATGGAACAGGCCATGAGCCTGCTCGCATTCCCACGAAATCTTGGAAAGCATGACGGCAACGATATGTTCGTGGTGCTCGGGCGCTTTGGTCCCTACATGAAGTGCGGTGACGTCACCTCTGCATTGCCCTCCGATGTCGATCCAGGGCTCGTACAACTGAAAGAGGCGGTGGAACTCCTTACGAGTGCTGCAGAGCGAAAGAAGAAGGCTGCAGAGCCACTCAAAACATTGGGTGCCGATCCGGAAACAGGTGCCACCATTCATGTGAAAGACGGCCGCTTCGGTCCATACGTGACAGACGGAAAAACGAACGCGTCCCTCACGAAAAAATTCACTGTCGAAACCATTACACTTGCGGATGCTGCAGAACTTCTCGTGAAGAAGCGCAGTGCGCCGAAGAAAGTGTGGAGGGGAAAGAAAAAATAA
- a CDS encoding S-layer homology domain-containing protein, which yields MMPSLRSGLLLASLLIPTSLFAQSTPSFTDLKTDHPAFAAVEYLKAQGILSGYSDGTFRPNQAVTRAEAVKIIVAPLVSAVELAGYTTTPFNDIPAGTWYLPFTQAALKLKAIDGPPAKPGFKGANNVTLAEFLKIMETANGINPATAYSEITSPLSVDVANSSDWYYAPMRYAITSSMVIVNADGTLLPGKTLNRGDVATLMYRYMMYKEGRRTQALLSEVEGEIVNVLQLLETKDILQADLASTRALLAARGALASRPDEPIVKGAMKTAEGFRSLVSAFIAGSTNQYQQAVDLAGAAWNLANKAREFSPNLDSLASQMQVIAKSMADEARKNLQ from the coding sequence ATGATGCCTTCTCTTCGCTCCGGTCTCCTTCTCGCTTCGCTTCTGATTCCGACATCGCTCTTTGCGCAGAGCACCCCTTCTTTTACGGATCTCAAAACAGATCATCCTGCATTCGCTGCAGTGGAATATCTGAAGGCACAGGGAATTCTCTCTGGGTACAGCGATGGCACATTCCGTCCGAACCAGGCGGTCACCCGTGCGGAAGCAGTAAAAATTATTGTGGCTCCACTTGTCTCTGCTGTCGAACTTGCAGGTTATACCACCACTCCGTTCAACGACATTCCCGCTGGCACCTGGTATCTGCCCTTCACGCAGGCTGCACTCAAGCTGAAAGCTATTGATGGACCGCCCGCAAAGCCCGGCTTCAAGGGTGCAAACAATGTGACGCTCGCCGAATTCCTGAAAATTATGGAAACGGCAAACGGCATCAATCCTGCAACCGCCTACAGCGAAATCACCTCGCCTCTCTCTGTGGATGTCGCAAATAGCTCTGACTGGTACTACGCTCCCATGCGCTACGCGATCACATCTTCTATGGTGATTGTGAATGCGGATGGCACGCTGCTTCCCGGAAAGACACTCAACCGCGGCGATGTCGCGACACTGATGTACCGCTACATGATGTACAAAGAAGGCCGCCGCACGCAGGCTCTTTTGTCCGAAGTAGAAGGGGAGATTGTGAATGTGCTCCAGCTACTGGAAACCAAAGATATTCTGCAGGCCGATCTCGCCTCCACCCGCGCACTCCTCGCTGCACGTGGTGCACTAGCCAGCCGCCCCGATGAACCGATTGTGAAGGGCGCCATGAAAACCGCAGAAGGATTCCGTTCCCTCGTGAGTGCATTCATTGCCGGTTCAACCAACCAGTACCAGCAAGCAGTTGACCTTGCCGGAGCCGCATGGAACCTTGCAAACAAAGCCCGTGAATTCAGTCCGAACCTCGATTCTCTCGCCTCCCAGATGCAGGTGATTGCCAAGAGCATGGCGGATGAGGCACGTAAGAATTTGCAGTAA
- a CDS encoding tetratricopeptide repeat protein, whose amino-acid sequence MMTRAASIRSFLFSVSTLRVGALFVGVLAIGWICTFKIMDRDFWWHIKAGEIFLQTGRMIVTDPFAYAREGMAYLATHEWLAQIMLYLVYASGGFTGIILFRAVIATVSVGLLLLLAKKPRIVYTVLAVWAIVITKGSFLERPQLFTFVLFAAFILLAFRFLDAGSERIRRSICAGFIALEILWVNMHGGAALLGCAIVTFLLLQTTTDIFLLRQRESLRTALLLIGTLVLMAIALVLPPNGFGTIHYIIQLMSDQTIAFIAEWQPRNWGLYLSELWLFFVLGVLALCMGRRHWVFNTLLLLATAYLSRQAFRHEILFIFASIATCFYQLERSERMERVWEWIAARRTSVRIIAAIVLLLLARHAYTRSFGFERQDNLFGFGQFDLARGAYDFIEREKITGNMFNTYGIGGYLIYRGYPDRKVFIDGRNVDYGFDYMARAYAAGVNPERWKELTDTYNITYAIVDYDAIKQADRLPYSFHLDTNPEWVPVYVDDWTAVYLKRTPDNQPLIDRLHYTYVDPTNLQFHDDFPEATGIAREQLVTELRRVQTDNPQGIKATMALAKMALTDGQLDEAKTLVERARKMQPYNPEPLAILAVIYTRQEQWQQAADTYSEVLRLAGDNYPNINYTYIASIFQKAGRPWTAWYYRLGSAKEAPVVPAQMSGSSIPAADSKGLSVNPAADALELADLGVAQAGSGQLIEAEQSFRTSLMINPGNPATWNNLCALLISLKRYPEAADACKRAVEIDEKFGDAHYNLALAYYWSGSKKDAEAEALLAKKHGRKEESDALLVLIRKMKP is encoded by the coding sequence ATGATGACGCGTGCAGCAAGTATCCGTTCATTTCTTTTTTCCGTCAGCACACTGCGTGTTGGTGCGTTGTTTGTAGGTGTGCTTGCTATTGGCTGGATCTGCACCTTTAAAATCATGGATCGCGATTTCTGGTGGCATATCAAAGCGGGAGAAATTTTCCTGCAGACAGGCCGCATGATTGTGACCGATCCGTTTGCCTATGCACGCGAAGGCATGGCATACCTGGCAACGCATGAATGGCTGGCACAGATCATGCTCTATTTAGTCTACGCATCCGGCGGATTCACGGGGATTATTCTGTTCCGCGCCGTCATTGCCACTGTGTCGGTCGGGTTGCTTCTGTTGCTCGCAAAAAAGCCGCGCATTGTGTATACGGTTCTTGCCGTTTGGGCGATTGTTATTACCAAAGGGAGTTTTCTGGAGCGGCCGCAGCTGTTTACCTTCGTGTTGTTTGCTGCATTTATTCTGCTTGCATTCCGCTTTCTGGATGCCGGGTCTGAGCGTATCCGTCGCTCTATTTGCGCGGGATTCATTGCGCTGGAAATTCTGTGGGTCAATATGCATGGAGGAGCAGCATTACTCGGATGTGCCATTGTCACATTCTTATTGTTACAAACCACCACGGATATCTTCCTGCTGCGTCAGCGGGAGTCTTTGCGCACTGCACTTCTGCTGATCGGGACATTGGTGCTGATGGCCATTGCACTTGTTCTGCCGCCAAACGGATTCGGGACTATTCACTATATTATTCAGCTGATGAGTGACCAGACCATCGCGTTTATTGCCGAATGGCAGCCGCGCAACTGGGGGCTCTACCTGAGTGAACTCTGGCTGTTTTTTGTACTGGGTGTTCTTGCGCTCTGTATGGGGCGAAGGCATTGGGTCTTTAATACATTGCTTCTGCTGGCAACCGCGTACCTGTCCCGACAGGCATTCCGTCACGAAATTCTCTTCATCTTTGCATCGATCGCTACCTGTTTCTATCAGCTTGAGAGAAGTGAGCGTATGGAGCGTGTATGGGAATGGATTGCCGCAAGACGGACGAGTGTCAGAATTATTGCAGCTATCGTTCTGCTCCTGCTTGCCCGCCATGCGTACACACGCTCCTTCGGCTTTGAACGCCAGGATAATCTCTTCGGGTTCGGTCAGTTCGATCTCGCCCGCGGTGCGTACGATTTCATCGAGCGCGAAAAAATCACGGGCAACATGTTCAACACCTATGGCATCGGCGGATACCTGATCTACCGGGGCTACCCCGATCGCAAAGTCTTCATCGACGGACGCAACGTCGACTATGGTTTTGACTACATGGCGCGTGCGTATGCAGCAGGTGTGAATCCGGAGCGATGGAAGGAGCTGACAGATACCTACAACATCACGTATGCCATCGTCGATTACGATGCCATCAAACAGGCGGATCGTTTGCCATACAGTTTCCACCTCGATACCAATCCCGAGTGGGTACCGGTGTATGTGGATGACTGGACAGCGGTCTACCTGAAGAGGACACCCGACAATCAACCGCTCATCGACCGCCTGCACTACACGTACGTGGACCCGACGAACCTGCAATTTCACGATGATTTCCCGGAGGCAACGGGCATCGCTCGAGAGCAGCTTGTGACCGAACTGCGTCGTGTCCAGACCGATAATCCACAAGGCATAAAAGCCACAATGGCTCTGGCGAAAATGGCCCTCACCGATGGTCAGTTGGATGAGGCAAAAACACTGGTGGAGAGAGCACGGAAGATGCAGCCGTATAATCCCGAACCCCTTGCGATCCTTGCAGTTATTTATACCAGACAGGAGCAATGGCAACAGGCTGCCGATACCTACTCTGAGGTTCTGCGCTTGGCCGGTGACAACTATCCGAACATCAACTACACCTATATCGCCTCTATTTTCCAGAAAGCAGGTCGTCCGTGGACGGCATGGTATTACCGGTTGGGATCTGCGAAGGAAGCTCCTGTTGTTCCGGCCCAGATGTCGGGAAGCAGCATTCCCGCTGCAGACAGTAAAGGACTCTCCGTCAATCCTGCAGCAGACGCACTCGAACTGGCGGATTTGGGCGTGGCACAGGCGGGTTCCGGACAGCTGATAGAAGCGGAACAATCCTTCCGCACATCGCTGATGATCAATCCGGGAAATCCGGCAACATGGAATAATCTCTGTGCATTGCTCATCAGCCTGAAGCGTTACCCGGAAGCAGCGGATGCCTGTAAGCGTGCGGTGGAGATCGACGAAAAATTCGGCGATGCGCACTACAATCTCGCACTCGCGTATTATTGGAGCGGATCAAAAAAAGATGCAGAGGCCGAGGCATTGCTCGCAAAGAAGCACGGACGAAAAGAAGAAAGTGACGCATTGCTTGTGCTTATCCGGAAAATGAAACCCTAA